In a genomic window of Panthera tigris isolate Pti1 chromosome D4, P.tigris_Pti1_mat1.1, whole genome shotgun sequence:
- the LOC122233034 gene encoding uncharacterized protein LOC122233034 isoform X1, with protein MEPKPRPSWPRPPGGVLPRTVPHLGLLLAANCAVVPNAGLALPAGRATQDFLLKRKKERRGQCQQRLTASLSFSSVQKTNPGSPKLQLEWPNPGCEQRQESVIESVRPQPAVRPWANHLTSLGLSCSIDLLPHPLPAQTQEVPSCAPVSRGKTNNHPPFPATFCKPGTPTLLNLRGKDFTERVLSSSQVLQQDCRATVRLRRAKTNAWSMDRTGADSGHRHCCFHHSPFQSWISDTSAEITDDASLPRPPECCL; from the exons ATGGAACCGAAGCCGAGGCCCTCGTGGCCCCGGCCTCCAGGCGGCGTCCTTCCTCGGACTGTGCCGCACCTCGGCCTTTTACTTGCGGCCAACTGTGCGGTGGTGCCCAACGCAGGACTGGCGCTGCCCGCTGGCCGTGCCACACAGGACTTTCTCCTAAAGCGCAAGAAG GAGAGAAGAGGTCAATGTCAGCAACGGCTTACCGCGTCTCTGAGCTTCTCGAGTGTGCAGAAGACAAATCCGGGTTCGCCTAAGCTACAGCTGG AATGGCCGAATCCTGGGTGTGAACAGAGGCAAGAGTCTGTGATTGAGAGTGTGCGACCACAGCCtgctgtgcgaccttgggcaaatcacttgacgtctctgggcctcagttgctCGATAG ACCTCCTCCCTCATCCCCTCCCTGCTCAGACCCAGGAAGTGCCCTCGTGTGCTCCAGTCTCCAGAGGAAAGACCAATAACCACCCTCCATTTCCGGCCACTTTCTGCAAGCCAGGAACACCAACTCTGCTTAATCTACGCGGGAAGGATTTTACTGAAAGGGTGTTGAGTAGCTCACAGGTTCTACAGCAAGACTGCAGGGCAACAGTTCGTCTTAGACGAGCCAAAACCAATGCCTGGTCAATGGACAGAACCGGTGCCGACTCTGGGCACAGACACTGCTGTTTCCATCACTCACCCTTCCAGTCCTGGATCTCGGACACTTCTGCTGAAATCACGGACGATGCATCATTACCACGCCCACCAGAATGCTGTCTCTAA
- the LOC122233034 gene encoding uncharacterized protein LOC122233034 isoform X2, producing the protein MEPKPRPSWPRPPGGVLPRTVPHLGLLLAANCAVVPNAGLALPAGRATQDFLLKRKKERRGQCQQRLTASLSFSSVQKTNPGSPKLQLEWPNPGCEQRQESVIESVRPQPAVRPWANHLTSLGLSCSIDPGSALVCSSLQRKDQ; encoded by the exons ATGGAACCGAAGCCGAGGCCCTCGTGGCCCCGGCCTCCAGGCGGCGTCCTTCCTCGGACTGTGCCGCACCTCGGCCTTTTACTTGCGGCCAACTGTGCGGTGGTGCCCAACGCAGGACTGGCGCTGCCCGCTGGCCGTGCCACACAGGACTTTCTCCTAAAGCGCAAGAAG GAGAGAAGAGGTCAATGTCAGCAACGGCTTACCGCGTCTCTGAGCTTCTCGAGTGTGCAGAAGACAAATCCGGGTTCGCCTAAGCTACAGCTGG AATGGCCGAATCCTGGGTGTGAACAGAGGCAAGAGTCTGTGATTGAGAGTGTGCGACCACAGCCtgctgtgcgaccttgggcaaatcacttgacgtctctgggcctcagttgctCGATAG ACCCAGGAAGTGCCCTCGTGTGCTCCAGTCTCCAGAGGAAAGACCAATAA